From the Cloeon dipterum chromosome 4, ieCloDipt1.1, whole genome shotgun sequence genome, the window GCTCGATGAGGTCGGCTGGCTCGAGCGGCGGATCCTTCCTCAGGGTGCGTGCACGGCTTGGACTCGTGACCAGGCGTTGCTGTTCGTCAGCACGCTGCAGCTGCTGTGCGAGACCTCGTACAAGCAGCTGTCCTCTCAGGGCATTCAGTGTCGTCGGCTGGCCAGAATGTGTGACGCCGTCGTCACGTGCAATTACAGACTGATCGAGTTGCTGATCAGCGACGAGTTGTGTGGCGGTTGCGACCCTTATGTCCGATTCGCCAGCGGACGGGCCCTGCCGGCGCTGCTGGTGGCGTCCAGGCAGCGCATCGACCCTATGTGGCTTGAGACGCTGGCTGACGCCGCCCTTGTGCCTTCGCCCCTCACCGCCACCTTCGCCCTCGACGTCTTCCGCAGGGTGCTCGAGTGGCGGGACGTTGACTGCCATCCCACCGAAGACGCGTCCGGAGCGTCCACGTCGTCCTCGGTTAACTCCTACGCATCACCTGTTGGCTCCTGCAATCAGGTTTGTCTTTTTTTCCTCTAATAATAAGAGAGTgcgaaaaaacaatattttacttgttattgttattgttatttcaaAAGTCTCAAAGACTTAAGGGACATTAATTTCCTGACTTGGTTTTTCTGGAtctcaatataaaaatacgtGTCAAATTTCCTCCCTGTAAGATTGTgctaatttcttttaaattacttcaCACGCCATGGTGACCTTGACGGAaggttcaatttaaatttgtaataataaacGTAAAGTCTGCAAGGCGTTAAAATTGCTCAGTTCATGattgtaattttatcattGTGGCGTTTTTTACTAGAATTTTCGCGTCAATAAGGCAGCGTAAGCTTAAGTACGTCATTAATTGAAGTAGCCGAGACAGTaaatttcgtcctggtcccggcaaaattgcgcaacgttcaacgaacacccaaattttcattgtcgaattgattgttgaccttttattgcaacaaggaaattcgcgtttgattgttgaaagttgcgcaattttgccgggaccaggacgatttgaattttatttataataaatttatctattgTGTTGGTgcccaatattttattttatagtaaacaaataatacaaaaattgatttcctaCTTATCAAGAGTGGTATGAATTTTGAATGGAATTAAAGTTACCAGCGGAGAAAATATCCTATATTACAATAATGcgattcttttgatttttttctatctgCTACGCAATATTCCCGTAATGCTCTTGTTTTTTTGATGTGTTGATCTTGATACaacatacaaatatttattattagagttagatttttgtcaatattgatagttaaattggaaaataatttaacgttGACAGCAtagtatttaaattgtttttaacaataaacaaGACCTTCAGTTTTTGCAgctgatttaataaaaatatttttgtcatacATTCCAACCAAAAGTTAACTCAACATACCAATTCTATCAGAcggataataatttatttcgttttaatgtatagataaattatcttttaataaCAGCATTAATTTCTATACTCTTCATATTGTCAATCATTAAAGTGAATAACTTCTGTTGgaagaattcaaattaaaaacaaatagagagtccaatatttgtttatatttaatgatttttaatcgtCTTGCTGTTTGTTCCAGGTTCCAGATCCTGAAGGGGCTGACTCACAAGCGGCCAAGTGCGCGTGCATCCACGCGCTGGAGTCTCGTTGGACGCTGCTGGTGAACCACTACGACAGCTTGATGGCTAGTTACGCGAGCGCCAACGAGGCGGCGATCACGACGTTTGTGGCGCTGTGGGAGGCGATCATCTCAGTGAAGGCGAACTTGTCTGTGGTGGACACGAAGCCGTTTTACTCGCACCTTGACGGTTTCGTCGTGCTGCTGGGCCCCAATCTACCTCCGCTGCTGTGGAAGCGCCTCCTTGGACTCTTCAATGAGGTGATGTGCTACGGCAGCACCCTGGCCCTGCAGGACACGATCGCCGAGGAGCCGTGCGCGTTGGCGCACCTTGTCGTGCGCAGCGTCAAGGACTGGCACCTGCTGGACGCGCTACCCTTCCGCTCCGGCAACGGTGGCTTCGGCGGAAGGCATGGTGGTTCCTCTGAGGAGGGTGACCGACCGTTGCTGCAGAAGATGTGCCTGCTGGTGCTCAAGAGCGTCGCTGTCACCGTCAAGGAGACACGCTCCGATTCAAGCAGTAGCGACGCCTCCTCCAGctctggcggcggcggcaacggcggctcGTCCGAAGAGgaggcggccgccgctgctgatGACATGGCCGTCATCGCGCGCAGCATCGCTGAAGTGCTCCGCAGGTCAGTAAACCAGACACTTAATGAGATGTTCGACTAATTTTAACTTGAGGAACTATCAACTAAGCACTAATGGAAATTTACGCAAATTGATGTGTATTGAAAACCGTTTAAATCTGCTATAAGCCTTTAACTGCATTAATTGGCCAAAAGCCCATGAAAAAGTTTGTTTCCTGATTATTCAACTCGTAGGAAAACTTATTGACGGGAGTTTATTTAACTTAATATCGTCATAAAAGAAATCCTAAGTAAACTGATTGCAACTCTGAATCCTGTCTTAGGTTGGACGCGTGCGTCAAGTCTCTGATGCCATTCCACCCTGAGACGCCGCTAGCACAGTGGGTGGTGCAGCTGTTCTCGGACCAAGACGATGCTCTTGTCGAGGGCATGGTCTGCTGCCTGGACGTCGAGGTGGGTCTCTCGGTGGCCTTGACGTCCAGCCTGGTGTCCAACACGCTCAGGACAGCGTTGTCGCCGACGCAGACGTTCGCGCAGTTTCTGCGAACGGTATCGCACGACCACGAGGTGCTGCTCGATCTGCTTGTGTCCAACGAGACGTGCTTTCTGCTCTACCTGCTGCGCTTCCTCAAGTACGCGCGCAGGCAGTGGTCCGACTTTGTGGCCGCCTGCGACCGAGAGCTCGAGAACATCATGACTGTACTCATTAGGCTAAGGATTTCGATCAACCGCTTGGTGTCGAAAGCTCTGTTCCCGTACAACATCAAACCAGTGCTGAGACTGTTGGAGAAGTGCGAGCGAATGTACGAGGACGGAGACTTCCATTAGCAGTGTGGTGCATTTGGTTCCAAATCAAAAACGTGATTCGCCGACCTCGACACGATACTGCGCATATCTGTATTACCATGAATTGATGAAAATCAAACCAGCTTTGTGCGTGAAAGTCTGAAAGAATGTGGGAATGACCCTCGGAGGgaggttttttttcaaagctaaCATTTTCGTTCTCTCCCTCCCAAATGttgtattttccttttaaataacTTCATTTGCCCGCCGGCGAATATAAAATGACActtaatatttgtaattgaccctatttatttaatgaatctCTGTATATTTTCTACGAACCGACATTATGCAATACGAGTCTTCCAGTGCAAGGGGTGATAGCATTTGTATATTGATCACAATGATTATTTATGACCATCTGTCAGAAGCGGAGGCTGCTTCTCATAGAGAAGAGCATAACGGAGCGAATTTTATATAATCTGTTGCCTCAAAGCAGTACAAATGAAACgagttgtgcattttttaatttgaaaatttttacgtAACGAAAGAAAAGCTACCAGGGTGTTTGCGGAACTAATTACCTTATTAATGAATAGAACGTGCCTTAATTCTGAATATGTGATGTACGCGCCCTGGATTTTTAACTGTCTTGGTTCTAGGCAAATTGTTGCTTGTGCTATggcattataattttattcaaaatatatattttgtaatttaaatgatgTTTTCTTGaccttttattttccctctctTTACCCATTTTTCTCTTAAGAGACAAGCCATTATGTTTGTGGCCAGATCGTTGAATTTCTCTTCGATTAAACAACTTTTATCTAAccagttaatttaataatgttaataATTAACCAGCCTAATAAGTGGGCATAATATTATGCCGCCACAGACACTCAGGCAGACAAGATTATAGTTTGATGAAATATCTAATCCTTAatggataatttattttgttggctTGTTGGTCtaactctgaaaatttttaaaatacttttttttaatcaaattggCTTAACTTTTCCCAAAACccgtaaccttttaaaatgcttagTTTTCTGGTTGATGTTTCAtttgataattatattaatatagAATTCAATGAGTGATCAACAGAAAAATCTAGTTATCTTCCCTTGTGGTTTTGCAAACCTGCTCATTCTGACTGAAACAACACAAGATGAAATcctacaaaataatttattactgGTTTAAACTGCATTGCGTAGGAGCCAGAGTACATCATTATACATTTTACACTGCATTTTTAAAGCGcggttaaaataaatcgtttttgAAATCAAGATGGAATGGGTGCAACGATCATCATGCTAAACTGATGGTGTGCCAATGCTGACATGGCCAAAAATCACCGGGGTCATGTGTTGTGTCTTTACCACGAACTGATGAAACCAAATTTCTGCTAAAAACCATCTTGCGATACACAGGTTTGGCATTGGTGAGAATTGATTGTGTCCAAAAGTCTTTTGTTCAAACAGCATCGTAATCCTCGTCGATCTCCAGGTGAGAGGGAGACGTTGACGCTGCGGACGCTGCTATGCTTTTGACTGGAGACGCCTGAGGGTAGTATATCAGGGGAGGCACTGCAGGTATTAGCGATGGTGGCATCGGGGCCAAGGGTGGAACTGGTGATTGCGACTCTACTTGGGCAGATGAGACGGCCGCAGCAGCGCCGTCACCTGGACTGACCGTGATGTGCACACCACTAACACGAGAGATTGCATTATGATTGATTGTCATTGAATTACTTGTAGTCAGTTACTTGGGAAGCGTTAGGGTAGGAGGAGCGGCCAATTCCTCAAGGGTCGTGAAGGAGCTGGATGACCCTGGAATGTCATCGGTGTCCCCCACCAAGTCAGGTACCGTCTTTAcaaattctttcaaaaaatcGAATCGACTCTCCGATAAAATGCAATGTTTCCTGCAATAAAGATCACTGAGTatacagaaataaattcattaataaaatgcacACATGTGTGAAGGAGTTAAAGTCTTGGCTTTCCTGGCAGTGGTGATTTGCACTGCCTTGGTTAAAAGGGACTCGACGAACAACTCCAGTGCTCTTGAGATGATGACAGGAACAGCTTGTGCCACTTTGCCCACTTCATCATCcgtttgcattattttcttaattcttcCCTGCagtaataaatgaaattgttttattgtaattaaatatttttggtagaATTTTCTCATACCGGGGGGAATCTAGAGTTgtatttcttctttttgctTGGCATTCTAGCATGAGCAGGTCAAATTTTGTCACCTATTTAAATCGCGGGTCCACTTTTTTGGCCTGTTGGGATCTTTCCACAGCCTACatagagcaaaaattaatcgatttattaaaaaaaccatcataattgaaatatatacataatttATATACATCACACTTTCTGGGACATCTTGGAGAGTATATAggcgaaaaaaattcaaaataaacaattgttTACGAATATTGAATGCGTCATAAACAAAGTCTTGGGtgcatcattattattttgttttctcataacgaaaaaattttacattggTCACAACGCCCTTAGCCTACAACAACACACAGCACTGACACTCTGATAGGCATTACCTTTAATATGTTATCCAGGAAGACcttgaaattagaaaatattttcaaaagtggGCAAATgtttttgctggttttcgcgAGAGCATTCTGTTGAATGAAATAGAAAGTGAAAAGCGCAACCCTCATTGGTCTGAATAGCGCCAATCGAATAGATGGTGCTTCAAGCTCTTTGGCGATTGGCCGACGGAAGCTCCTTGGTTTTGACGGATCGAACACCTGAGAGAGAAAATACGGAAAATTAGAACCATGGGAAACCTCACTcgtaatgaataaataaaaaataatattttggatgGCGTTATCATAGGATCGTATGCCCAAAGTCAACTAAGACGAAAGGTATGATAGCagcattgaaaaaatcaagcatTGAGCTATTTAAATGCCTTCTTTGCAAGTGCATTTATTGTGTTTCCTAACATCAACAAGCGGAATTAGCTTATTCATCAGTTTGCATTTTCTTGTAAAAGTAATGCCGCATAACTTAATATGCTAATGGAGCAGATTGTCTTTATGCACTGCTGTCAAAATACCTGAGAATTAGCtgcattcaaataattatttctccgTCTTCAAAGGTATGGCGAACCGGGCAAAGACGACGGCTCGACTCGAGTCTGATATTCAGGTTGCGAGGGATGAAAGTAATTGGAGACGGGTAATCGACCTAGCCGAGCAACTTCGAACAAGATCTCCACATTTAGGTATGTTgtgctaaattaataatggtTATAAGTTGTTGACAATGTTTAATTGGAGCTGTGTCATCACGTTCTAATTATTCTTCCAGATATTCTTGCAGCCTTTTTGATAGGGGAAGGCAAGCTCGAGTCCTACTTGTTAGACAACCCACCCGTCGAGGCTTCACATCATAAAGCCAAGATGGGCTTGCATGACGCTAAAAAATACTTAGTTAAAGCTGCTGGAGCTGAAGATGGAAACTCAACTGAGTCTCAAAAAGTATagtttatcaattttcaaagttggtgttatttttaaaaatccaaattttcagGCTGCTGTTTCCCTTGACGCTTATCTATTGCTAGGAAAACTGAGCTATGCCTGTGGTCACTACGAAGAAACCCTTGAGAATTTCAGAAAAGCTGACTTAGAAAACCTAGCTGAAAAAACTCTGCCATGCCGAAGTGTTCGTATTGTAGCCGAGTCATTTGCAATCAGAGGTATTATTCTAATTTCACTGTTAGGGCAGccctatatatttatttttaggcatATGTCTGGAGAAAAACTTGTCCACTCGACATCCCAAATTCAAGCAATCAGATGCACAGGAGAAAATAGATAAGTGCATGAAAGTAGCAACTGATTTAACATTCCTTTACCTGCAAGAGCTGGACGAGAAGAACGCCACCTCTTTAAATTCCAACACGGGTACCCTGACTGCTGGAGGTACATTTGAATTACGTCGCAAACGGCATTGTTAACTCAAAATAGGCTCAATTCCAGGGTCTTACTCTCCCCAACCACCTAGTCCTGGCAAACTGCTGGGAGCCGAAGGTTGGAGAGACACTGGCTTGATTCTGCACCAACTTTTGGTTAGGAATCAAACCAGCAACATTCCGTCACCAAATAAGGCGTTGCAACCTGGCCAGGTTCAGAAACTCAGGTGCTTCTCTTTCTGAATAAATCAATGCCATTTAACTAACATTTTCAATTCTCTTGAAGGTATTTACTTGGTGCTGAGGAGAGCAATGGCACTCAAGGAATCCGTCTGAGTTTGGCCAAGCAGTTGGCTGACTTGCTACTGCGAGGCTACGTAAATGGACCTCTTTATCAGGGAATTGAGGgatcgaaaaagaaaaaggatgGCGCCTGGAAACCGAAGAAATATTACAGCATAAACATGTTTGTCCCCAATAACGAGCACGAAGAAACGATTCTTTTGCTTCTCATCAGGTAGAGCATTTCACCTCCTCATTGGATTTGTTTTCACATTTGCGTGATTTTAGCGAGGCAATGGCAGTGAGAAATGCAGTTCTGAGTCAGAGCCCAGAATTCAAGGAGCAAAGGCTGAAAGCGTTTGAGACAGCTTGTAATACATACAACTTGTTGATCGTTTGCCTTGCGAGATGGGGCCAAACGAAACTTTTTCATGAGGTATGAAACTAGCGTTAGCTTTAACTGTCCGGAATGGACGAAGTTAAgattaatctaattttatttatcacaaaaatacTACCTGCCTTCACTAAATGAAACCTATTTAGCCTTCAACAGTTCTAATTCAATTCTTGTCCATCTGGGCTTTTCCAAAGcggtttttttattctgactAAAAGAACaagacaaacaaaacaaacaacggTTAAAATAGCCGTTTTTAACTTTGTAAATTGAAACCGTGTAAGACAAAagattccaaatttttagcaaaggaaTAATGTTTAACTTTGAAACTGTTGgaggaaaattcagaaatttactttttattttcaatcgcaTAGGGAAGGTATTTTAATCTGTTGAAGAGGGCGGCTATTTTGGGGAAACCTCTGGACAgtctatttttcaattgtctCCCCATTTTGCCAAATCTTGAATTGAACACCGTCTATTTTTCAGTGTTTAGAGCGAGGTGCTATCAAATTCAGCTTTGACGAGCCGCACACCTGGCATCAATACGCTCTTTCACTAATTTCAATCGGAGAACACGTTCAGGCAATGCGCGTCATGGAGGAGCACTATCGCTTGAACCCACACGCAGCCGCGCCCTGTTTGCTGGCTGCTAGGACTTGCTACGTCCACCTGAAAGACGTATGTATCTCCGTTTCTTCTAGCAAAAT encodes:
- the lin gene encoding protein lines encodes the protein MTEPVKKRARVHPGVDVVNQPQEDRELVALQELLLSQCLCSLPEVLDEVGWLERRILPQGACTAWTRDQALLFVSTLQLLCETSYKQLSSQGIQCRRLARMCDAVVTCNYRLIELLISDELCGGCDPYVRFASGRALPALLVASRQRIDPMWLETLADAALVPSPLTATFALDVFRRVLEWRDVDCHPTEDASGASTSSSVNSYASPVGSCNQVPDPEGADSQAAKCACIHALESRWTLLVNHYDSLMASYASANEAAITTFVALWEAIISVKANLSVVDTKPFYSHLDGFVVLLGPNLPPLLWKRLLGLFNEVMCYGSTLALQDTIAEEPCALAHLVVRSVKDWHLLDALPFRSGNGGFGGRHGGSSEEGDRPLLQKMCLLVLKSVAVTVKETRSDSSSSDASSSSGGGGNGGSSEEEAAAAADDMAVIARSIAEVLRRLDACVKSLMPFHPETPLAQWVVQLFSDQDDALVEGMVCCLDVEVGLSVALTSSLVSNTLRTALSPTQTFAQFLRTVSHDHEVLLDLLVSNETCFLLYLLRFLKYARRQWSDFVAACDRELENIMTVLIRLRISINRLVSKALFPYNIKPVLRLLEKCERMYEDGDFH
- the NC2alpha gene encoding dr1-associated corepressor, with product MPSKKKKYNSRFPPGRIKKIMQTDDEVGKVAQAVPVIISRALELFVESLLTKAVQITTARKAKTLTPSHMKHCILSESRFDFLKEFVKTVPDLVGDTDDIPGSSSSFTTLEELAAPPTLTLPNGVHITVSPGDGAAAAVSSAQVESQSPVPPLAPMPPSLIPAVPPLIYYPQASPVKSIAASAASTSPSHLEIDEDYDAV
- the Ttc7 gene encoding tetratricopeptide repeat protein 7B isoform X2; its protein translation is MANRAKTTARLESDIQVARDESNWRRVIDLAEQLRTRSPHLDILAAFLIGEGKLESYLLDNPPVEASHHKAKMGLHDAKKYLVKAAGAEDGNSTESQKAAVSLDAYLLLGKLSYACGHYEETLENFRKADLENLAEKTLPCRSVRIVAESFAIRGICLEKNLSTRHPKFKQSDAQEKIDKCMKVATDLTFLYLQELDEKNATSLNSNTGTLTAGGSYSPQPPSPGKLLGAEGWRDTGLILHQLLVRNQTSNIPSPNKALQPGQVQKLRYLLGAEESNGTQGIRLSLAKQLADLLLRGYVNGPLYQGIEGSKKKKDGAWKPKKYYSINMFVPNNEHEETILLLLISEAMAVRNAVLSQSPEFKEQRLKAFETACNTYNLLIVCLARWGQTKLFHECLERGAIKFSFDEPHTWHQYALSLISIGEHVQAMRVMEEHYRLNPHAAAPCLLAARTCYVHLKDYELGIKWSQRACDGKEGSPYAVLSARSYMMLGIGYHLQALYGLDHSNRTKSSSLALEMLQKAQSMGPGDHLIHHYLALVYAHNRRLPEAISNIKQALNLRSDHAPSLHLLCLLLTAQKQYQDAMNLVNLSLEEWPDSMELMYLKSQLELHLNGPETAKLTASKMLMLWKKLYEDHASSGDDTAQSERRSESRSLFHLSENGSNTHSRVMNGGGPMSVSSVSSLPRKQIKGQHWDWLAKVWLLMAELCLHSKQREQALKCIEEAVQIHSTTPEVLTARGLISEMDGNYSEAKNCFEGAMSLDPNNLRALQQLAKAYLGLGKNKMAEFVLWKAAKLHPQEYETWYLLGMALELLGDHMASADCMVVALDVENSSPLVPFSSVGLAFE
- the Ttc7 gene encoding tetratricopeptide repeat protein 7B isoform X1; translation: MANRAKTTARLESDIQVARDESNWRRVIDLAEQLRTRSPHLDILAAFLIGEGKLESYLLDNPPVEASHHKAKMGLHDAKKYLVKAAGAEDGNSTESQKAAVSLDAYLLLGKLSYACGHYEETLENFRKADLENLAEKTLPCRSVRIVAESFAIRGICLEKNLSTRHPKFKQSDAQEKIDKCMKVATDLTFLYLQELDEKNATSLNSNTGTLTAGGSIPGSYSPQPPSPGKLLGAEGWRDTGLILHQLLVRNQTSNIPSPNKALQPGQVQKLRYLLGAEESNGTQGIRLSLAKQLADLLLRGYVNGPLYQGIEGSKKKKDGAWKPKKYYSINMFVPNNEHEETILLLLISEAMAVRNAVLSQSPEFKEQRLKAFETACNTYNLLIVCLARWGQTKLFHECLERGAIKFSFDEPHTWHQYALSLISIGEHVQAMRVMEEHYRLNPHAAAPCLLAARTCYVHLKDYELGIKWSQRACDGKEGSPYAVLSARSYMMLGIGYHLQALYGLDHSNRTKSSSLALEMLQKAQSMGPGDHLIHHYLALVYAHNRRLPEAISNIKQALNLRSDHAPSLHLLCLLLTAQKQYQDAMNLVNLSLEEWPDSMELMYLKSQLELHLNGPETAKLTASKMLMLWKKLYEDHASSGDDTAQSERRSESRSLFHLSENGSNTHSRVMNGGGPMSVSSVSSLPRKQIKGQHWDWLAKVWLLMAELCLHSKQREQALKCIEEAVQIHSTTPEVLTARGLISEMDGNYSEAKNCFEGAMSLDPNNLRALQQLAKAYLGLGKNKMAEFVLWKAAKLHPQEYETWYLLGMALELLGDHMASADCMVVALDVENSSPLVPFSSVGLAFE